From Candidatus Methylopumilus planktonicus, a single genomic window includes:
- the acs gene encoding acetate--CoA ligase, which produces MSIESVSSEHRIFHPGQPFVDHANVSGMAAYEKLCTFANENYEKFWADLARELIIWKKPFTKTLNDSNAPFYKWFEDGELNVSYNCLDKYLITQPNKIAIIFEADNGDITNVSYKELYQKVCQFSNGLKTFNLDLGDRVLIYLPMGIEAVVAMLACARIGLTHSVVFGGFSGKSIQERIKDAQAKLVITADIQFRGGKTLPLKSAVDEAFNLGGCETVISTIVLKKSKEVIELKAKEIWWHELIKNQSTDCDPVYVNAEHPLFLLYTSGSTGTPKGVQHSSAGYLLHAMNTMRWTFDIKGDDIYWCTADVGWITGHTYVVYGPLAMGSTQLIYEGIPTFPHAGRFWQMIEKHHISIFYTAPTAIRSLIKASELNKESNPDTYDLSSLRLLGSVGEPINPEAWMWYYEKIGHHRCPIVDTFWQTETGGHVITPLPGATPLVPGSCTLPFPGIDAAIVDEAGHEVPWGTGGLLVIKKPWPSMIRTIWGDPERYKKSYYPQELGGKVYLAGDGAIRDKTTGYFTIMGRIDDVLSVSGHRLGTMEIESSLVSNPLVAEAAVVGKPHEIKGESIVAYVVLKGKRPEGEEAKAIVNQLRDWVGKEIGPIAKPDDIRFGDNLPKTRSGKIMRRLLRSLARGEEITSDISTLDNPSILEQLKQSIQ; this is translated from the coding sequence ATGAGTATTGAGTCAGTCTCAAGCGAACATAGAATATTTCATCCAGGTCAACCGTTTGTAGATCATGCCAATGTATCTGGCATGGCTGCTTACGAAAAACTGTGCACTTTTGCAAACGAAAATTATGAGAAATTTTGGGCTGATCTTGCTCGTGAGTTAATCATTTGGAAAAAACCCTTTACTAAAACACTCAATGATTCTAACGCCCCCTTTTATAAATGGTTTGAAGATGGTGAATTGAATGTTTCATATAATTGCCTTGATAAATATTTAATCACTCAACCTAATAAAATCGCAATTATTTTTGAAGCAGACAATGGAGATATCACCAATGTCTCTTATAAAGAGCTCTATCAAAAAGTATGTCAATTTTCAAATGGCCTTAAAACATTCAATTTGGATCTTGGTGATAGAGTTCTTATTTATCTTCCCATGGGTATTGAAGCAGTTGTTGCCATGCTTGCTTGTGCCAGAATTGGATTAACACACTCTGTCGTATTTGGTGGTTTCTCTGGGAAAAGCATTCAAGAGCGTATTAAAGATGCTCAAGCTAAACTTGTCATAACAGCAGACATTCAATTTCGAGGCGGCAAAACACTCCCCCTTAAATCTGCAGTAGATGAGGCATTTAATTTGGGTGGTTGTGAAACAGTAATTAGCACTATAGTACTAAAGAAATCAAAAGAAGTGATTGAGTTAAAAGCTAAAGAAATTTGGTGGCATGAGCTTATTAAAAACCAATCGACGGATTGTGATCCGGTATATGTTAATGCCGAACATCCTCTGTTTTTACTCTACACGTCAGGCTCAACCGGAACCCCCAAGGGCGTCCAGCACTCTTCAGCAGGTTATCTTCTTCATGCTATGAACACCATGAGGTGGACATTTGATATTAAAGGGGATGATATTTATTGGTGTACGGCGGACGTAGGATGGATTACAGGACATACCTATGTGGTTTATGGTCCTCTTGCTATGGGGTCTACACAACTTATTTATGAAGGCATTCCAACTTTTCCGCATGCAGGTCGCTTTTGGCAGATGATAGAAAAGCATCATATTAGTATTTTTTATACAGCACCTACAGCAATCAGATCCCTTATCAAGGCATCTGAATTAAATAAAGAGTCTAATCCTGATACTTACGATTTATCAAGTCTTCGTCTTTTGGGCTCAGTAGGCGAGCCTATCAATCCTGAAGCATGGATGTGGTATTACGAAAAAATTGGCCATCATCGCTGCCCTATTGTAGATACATTTTGGCAAACAGAAACAGGCGGTCATGTCATTACACCATTGCCTGGTGCAACGCCATTAGTTCCAGGCTCTTGCACACTTCCCTTCCCTGGTATTGATGCTGCAATTGTTGATGAAGCAGGGCATGAAGTACCGTGGGGTACAGGCGGTTTATTGGTTATCAAGAAACCCTGGCCTTCAATGATTCGAACCATCTGGGGTGACCCTGAACGTTATAAGAAGAGTTATTACCCTCAAGAACTAGGCGGAAAAGTTTACCTAGCAGGTGATGGAGCTATCAGAGACAAAACGACTGGGTATTTTACTATTATGGGTCGTATCGACGATGTATTAAGCGTTTCGGGTCATAGACTTGGCACCATGGAAATTGAATCTTCACTAGTTTCAAATCCTCTAGTGGCCGAAGCTGCAGTAGTCGGGAAGCCCCATGAAATTAAAGGTGAATCTATCGTAGCTTACGTGGTACTCAAAGGCAAAAGACCTGAAGGTGAAGAAGCAAAAGCAATTGTTAATCAACTCAGAGATTGGGTTGGAAAAGAAATAGGGCCTATTGCTAAGCCTGACGATATTCGATTTGGAGATAACTTGCCAAAAACACGCTCAGGTAAAATTATGCGTAGACTTCTGCGCTCTCTTGCTAGAGGGGAAGAAATTACATCTGATATCTCAACCCTAGATAACCCATCCATTCTTGAACAACTAAAACAATCAATTCAATAA